From a region of the Triticum aestivum cultivar Chinese Spring chromosome 7D, IWGSC CS RefSeq v2.1, whole genome shotgun sequence genome:
- the LOC123165134 gene encoding uncharacterized protein → MAKSPPQTLAFLLLPFILLSIAPAASAAAFAGLDAFLASAAARDPSAANDTFGSLPAGLRRSLSAPSPILPSRLLSLSAAVPVNVRLAGSSFPPTSALLLPSFVSSAVSSSHFLSSRPPHRLAVSHSIHLDVAAPAASSDLVARAATAVQAHLNAAPAPFHSNALSSVPYKIVDDIVAEDYRAHAGSASSPAVYIYLLDLGPQPRSYAYTAASSSADGHSPAFSRCLAPLWTGKERYIWIDLGAGPVDYGPALSGEGVLPRGEFHPLAALHGRPKSDKALLADLASLVLSAYKSLLVPSLRIPVHYESSLLIRFVHIHGEEKDPVGLDWSAIEQSIRDGDLPFDGQSLKFDLHSVKYSECSICSFAIARSTHSFTSRFLFENYTMIVSEYLDSKRMRQVLSDSSDEMHHVAGIHDDDEHDKVVPVYVFDLDFDKLLLLDRYHQAVAFRDMVVAVRTRSSQTVSDYSCNGRHVITMTRNLDRPIIGSVLQTMFGVSPTHQSWSPEHNATVVDYTWSTGHTPFGPFSETKSLSFVQKDAARRNVLLTTLNYTITSTVEVLESLAAHGGENILLRKKRHVEFIQRWNLLTYKLEKVVSAMSRLDYNKAMYLLRSSDHDMYAIYMLVYQASQELEASLVCFKDPPFPWLSVSLSGVFVFGFFLVYSKRDSLFRSKRKQF, encoded by the coding sequence ATGGCCAAATccccaccccaaaccctagccttCCTCCTGCTTCCCTTCATCCTCCTATCGATTGCCCCCGCCGCCAGCGCGGCCGCGTTCGCCGGCCTCGACGCCTTCCTCgcgtcggccgccgcgcgcgacCCCTCCGCCGCCAACGACACCTTCGGCTCTCTCCCCGCCGGCCTGCGCCGCTCGCTCTCCGCCCCGTCCCCGATCCTCCCGTctcgcctcctctccctctccgccgccgtccCCGTCAACGTCCGCCTCGCCGGCTCCTCCTTCCCGCCCACCTccgccctcctcctcccttcctttGTCTCGTCCGCCGTGTCCTCCTCCCACTTCCTCTCCAGCCGCCCCCCGCACCGCCTCGCGGTCTCCCACAGCATCCACCTCgatgtcgccgcccccgccgcgtccTCCGACCTCGTGGCCCGCGCCGCGACCGCCGTCCAAGCCCACCTCAATGCAGCCCCCGCGCCCTTCCACTCCAACGCTCTCTCCTCCGTGCCTTACAAAATCGTCGACGATATCGTCGCCGAGGACTACCGAGCGCACGCCGGCTCGGCTTCCTCCCCGGCCGTCTACATCTACTTGCTCGACCTCGGCCCGCAGCCGCGTTCGTATGCCTACACCGCGGCCTCCTCCTCTGCCGATGGCCATTCGCCTGCCTTCTCCCGCTGCCTCGCCCCTCTCTGGACCGGCAAGGAGCGCTACATCTGGATCGACCTCGGCGCTGGCCCGGTGGACTACGGGCCGGCGCTCTCCGGCGAAGGCGTCCTCCCTCGTGGTGAGTTTCATCCTCTTGCTGCTCTCCACGGCCGCCCCAAGTCGGACAAAGCGCTCCTCGCGGATCTGGCCTCACTGGTTCTCAGTGCTTACAAGTCGTTGCTAGTGCCTTCGCTCAGAATCCCAGTGCATTATGAGAGCTCTTTGCTTATTCGTTTTGTTCACATCCATGGTGAAGAGAAAGATCCTGTTGGACTCGATTGGAGTGCAATTGAACAGTCGATTCGGGATGGAGATCTGCCCTTCGATGGGCAGAGCTTGAAGTTTGATTTGCACAGTGTCAAGTACTCTGAGTGCTCAATTTGCTCATTTGCAATTGCCCGCTCAACACACTCATTCACATCCAGGTTCTTGTTTGAGAATTACACGATGATAGTCAGCGAGTACTTGGACTCCAAGCGGATGAGGCAGGTGCTGTCAGACTCATCGGATGAGATGCATCATGTGGCTGGGATTCATGATGACGATGAGCATGACAAGGttgtgccagtttatgtttttgaTTTGGATTTCGACAAGCTTCTGTTGTTAGATAGGTACCACCAAGCGGTGGCTTTCCGTGATATGGTGGTTGCTGTGAGGACAAGGAGCTCGCAAACGGTCAGTGACTACAGCTGTAATGGCCGGCATGTGATTACAATGACTAGAAATCTCGATCGTCCGATCATCGGCTCAGTTCTGCAGACCATGTTTGGTGTCTCACCAACACACCAGTCATGGAGCCCTGAGCACAATGCCACGGTTGTTGATTACACTTGGAGCACGGGACACACACCATTTGGGCCGTTCTCAGAGACCAAATCACTGTCTTTTGTGCAGAAAGATGCAGCCCGTAGGAATGTTCTTCTTACCACCCTCAACTACACAATCACTAGTACAGTTGAGGTTCTGGAGTCACTGGCTGCCCATGGTGGGGAGAATATACTCCTTAGAAAGAAAAGGCATGTTGAGTTCATTCAAAGGTGGAATCTGCTCACTTATAAGTTGGAGAAGGTGGTGTCAGCCATGTCCCGCCTGGATTACAACAAGGCAATGTACCTTTTGAGATCTTCAGATCATGATATGTATGCCATTTACATGTTGGTATATCAGGCTTCTCAGGAGCTGGAGGCCTCACTGGTTTGCTTCAAAGACCCACCATTCCCATGGCTATCAGTTTCCTTGTCTGGGGTCTTTGTTTTTGGTTTCTTTTTGGTGTATTCTAAGAGGGACAGTTTGTTTAGGAGCAAAAGGAAGCAGTTCTGA